A stretch of DNA from Hippoglossus stenolepis isolate QCI-W04-F060 chromosome 16, HSTE1.2, whole genome shotgun sequence:
GACCTGGAGTCTATGAccatttttatatacacactatgatatttactgtaaatgataacactttttaaaacaaggcTCTGGTTTTCAAGGGAGCTCTCCCTAGAACCAACACATGATCAACTTTAAAGCCtaatgttttcaatttgaatTTATATCCTTtagctttcttttttctcaatCTTATTTTCCATGCACTCCTTTAGCACAGCTTTAAGACCACGTTGtatatgtttaaaaaaggaGGAGGTTGTGGGGGAGAAGGAGGGCACAATGGAGCTTGACATCATTATAGCGaataaaattgttttaaaatcacagtgAAGGGTCATTAGTGTCGCAAAGGCAGCGGTGTACATCTGCATGAACAGTCTGCTGGCAGCCTAACAGCCAATGAATGAGTCACTGATTGTGAAGCATATAACTTAAGTGCAATTTTATTTCAGAACGCTATTGTGCATTCAAACTGCATCAAGGAGGAGACAAACATTTGATCACAGGAATATTACACTGTTACAGATGGTGATTGATTTACGCTTTAAAAAACTTTGAGTATTACTTTAACATGTTATCCGGGGCCAGGTTGCAGTGGTAGTTTCTCCTTTGGGAGGCGTTACCAGACCAGATGAGATATATAATCTCTCCAGGATGCTTCAGGTTTACCCAGAGGCCTCCTACCAGTTGGGGCGTGTCCGTGAAAACCTGCAATGGCCCCCAGGAGACGCCTTCATAAGATGCCTTAACCAACTGACTTGGTTCTTTCGATGCAAAAATAAGCAGCAACTCTTTAACAGTCTCCCTCTATATGTCTGACGTCCTTGCTCCATCTGAAAGGTTGAGTCCAGCCGACCTCGATGGAGGATACTCATTTATGCCGTTTGTATTTGCAAtctaattacctctgccaaggaggttgtttttcaCTCATCTGTGAGCAGGACTACACAAAAACGACTGAatagattaccacaaaacttcgatatgggtcaggaaaaGATCCCAAATCAGGGAACAgatctgagaataattcataagaggactgatatttatgagtgtgtgtagtttggtTCAGTTTCAAATAACAATCTGGATCTTTTggattgaaatgtggtttcctaAAGGGACTGTTGGCGGAGGAATGCGCTCTGCTGAGATACCTTCTAGTTCTTTCTGTCTCTACCCAAAGCTCATGACCAAAGAGGAGGGTTGGAATGAAATGGAAAGCTTTGCCTTGTGGTTCAGCTCCAGCCCTCAGCTGCTTCCTCACACGACATCTCCTGTCAGTAGTTGTAGTTTACAGCGATGATTAAACTACACTGGGACAGAAATGTCACCCGGGGGCCCTACAGCTATACTGACTTGAGATCAgctttctccacacacacacatctccggGCTGTATCTGTTACACTGTGTAACATACAAACTGGCTATGGACCAATGACATGAAATCTGTCTGCGCCACGTCCAGCCCATGATCTCTTTGTTGTTCTTTGTCAGCGCGAAATTACAACACCGCATTTCTGCCATAACTTCAACAAGCACAGGGCATCAACACCTGCTACACCCTCTGTATGCTTAGCCCCTATATGAGCTAATGGCACTGTGATTTACATGTGTGGATAATACAACCAGAGAGATTTTTAGTGAAGATATTTCCAGCATGTAGCGCTAAGGGCGACAGAGACGTCAGCATATCGTCTCTTCCTTGATCATAAAAGTGTCGTATGTCTCTTGAATATCTGTATCTAGAGTATGTTAGGATCAGCAGTTGTGCTTGTAGAGCACCACTGATATGGATTAGCcgatttataaaaaaataaaatcgtTATTAAACCCTTAAGTCaaggaaatgtaattgaggcttgatattttacagtttaaccacaaactTTATTGCAAATAGCtataaataaactataaaaaaaaccacaaatacagccaaatatattgaatgaagaaaatacaagtttttttaatgtaaaatgtaaacataaatgcacatcttttcaaGAAGAAACAAATAGAACTAAAATCTGACGAAGTCTGCCATTATCTCTTCTTCCTCGTACGAGTCTACTCCACCTACATTATAGTCAAGAACAATTTGACAACACGCTCTCTGACTTAAAATCATTTCAAGATAGGCCACCTCAGATATCCCTTTATCCACCTGCGATGAAAGATATTTCACCTGTTGCACAGTAAATACGATAAAGTGCAGCTTCTTTATTTAGCCAAACAAAGTGACACAGGCACATTTGACATATCACTACATTTGAAACTGTTTCATTTGACCTTGTAATTTCTGAATAATTTCTCAGTACTTTTCAAGGCAGTTTGCTCGAAAGGACTGTGTAGCCTGGTGCTAATTATGGGAAAAtggaaacatttattaaataaataattatgattCGATGGTGTTTTCAATCAATGCACAGCAGGGGTACTTACCATAGAAGATTATTGAACAGGCAAGCATAAAACATATATCTATAGAATATTATGTTTCCACTGATAAATGTATAATGGCTGAATATTTACTTGGGTTTAAATCAAGGTTTTCTTTTTCGGAATCAGTTATTTTGCCTATAACTAGAACCGAATTACAAAACAGTTCAGTGGTTTCAAGTAAAATGATGGTTCAGTGGTTTCAAGTGGAAATTTAATAGTTAATTTCTCTAtattaatcatatttttcttgctttgctcCAAAGTAACAACAGAGTATAATAAGTTACCTCTACCTGTCATATTAATGTGCCTTAAAGAGAATTGCAATTTTTGGAAGTTTATAAACTATATATCTTTAAGTTGaagcattttttgtttgttttttgagaaATACATACAAACACTGTTCATCTATATGTAATATAATCAGCAAAAGTCTCAACTATAAAAACCATGATCACATGAGAGGCACAAACAGGATCTTGTGTCAGAATAAGTCTTTATGGAagtttttgtccttttcaacAGTAGCCATCCATCCAAtgtttgtcagtctgtcagtccgTCTGCTCTGTGTCAGACCTGAGTGACCAGAGGTTCTTTGAGGTAGAAGTTTATTCCTCTCTGATCGCCAGTCGCTTGTCCAGCCCAAAGTCCTGTCTGAAGAGTCCCATTGAGCGGATAGCAGATGCCCCGGCTGTCCTCCCCATACAGAGGTGCGTCATCTCCTGTGAATTCAGGCTCCTCATCCAATctgtcctcatctccctcctcgTCATCGTCCTCTTTGTCCTTTTCCCACAGCAATGTGGACACATGATGGTACTGTGTGGTTACCTCACACTCAGTCTCTCTGTGGTAGAAGtagctgaagttggacacgaTGACGGGCACTGGCAACGAGATGGTAAGCACGCCGGCAATGGCGCACATGGACCCCACCAGCTTTCCCCCAACCGTCTCCGGGAACATGTCTCCGTAGCCAACTGTTGTCATGGACACCACCGCCCACCAGAAAGCCTCAGGGATGCTGGTGAACGCCGTGTCAGGCCTGTCCACCTCAGCAAAGTAGACAGCGCTAGAAAAGAGAATGACGCctatgaagaggaagaagatgagcaGGGCGAGCTCCCTGAGGCTGGCCTTCAGTGTCTGACCCAGGATCTGGAGGCCTTTCGAGTGACGAGAGAGCTTGAAGATCCTGAAGACCCTGACCAGCCTGATGACCCTGATGAGGGCCAGAGACACAGAGGGCTGCGCGCCTTTGTCCTTGGCCAGCTCGGTGCCAAGTGTGACGAAATAAGGAATGATGGCGAAGAAGTCGATGGTGTTCATGACGTCTTTGAAGAAGGTCATCTTGCTCGGAGCGCAGAGTAAGCGCACAGTGAGTTCGAATGAGAACCAGAAGATGCAAATCGTCTCCACGATGAAGAAAGGGTCTTGGAAGGAAGTGAAGCCAGGTGGGACCAAGATGGTTTCGTTCTCTATGGTGGGGTGAGGTACGGTGGTGAATTGCTGTGAAGGAAAGGATGAAGGAAAAGTGGTTACAGTTGCACTCAAAGATGGGAAAAAATCAAAGCATTAGCAGCCTAAAAGAAACCATTCATATTctgtcactgttgtttttaaaacgtgggatgaaaagagaaatatgAGAATTAAGGGGGAAAGGTAAGGCAATAGCAAATAGCTCCATGGAGACgagaataaacagagagaaaataaggaCGGAGTAAACAGGAGGGGGCAGAGGAGAAGTGAGGTGAAGCAATTCTTATGAGAGTTTGTCCTCAGCACATTCGGGGTATGACATCTGTCATCAGGATCTGATCGTGCCTGTGATACTGTGCtaacttttctctcctctccattttCACTGCCCCGGCTTTATTTTACCTGAGACTTTTATATTAATCGGGTTCTCtaaatttaaacacacaaaaaatcaTTTCGCCATGTGACTCCAGGATACGTTTCACCCAGACACTGGCAGGACCAAGGCATTTGACACTTCATTGAACCCCActgcttgttgttttcttggaACTACGTAGGTTCAGGTTAGACATGACTGGGAAGCAGTGATCTCAGAGTTTGAGGGTATTGCAGCTCGTATTGTCCCCGGCTCtatgtctttatatatatatatatatatgttttctttctgtctgtctgtttctttacATGCAGCACTAACTGCTTGCAAACCCTAGGAAATGCAATTATTTGGAGAAgggtttctgctgcagctgtcaaAATAGTTTTGCGTTGCTGTGTGTACCCAGGAGAGTAAATTGATAGCTTCACCTTTTTTTGTCTACATTTAAACAGCTCTGACATTCCCCTTTGTTTCCCAGTGTTTTCTcaatagactgtaaataaagatgaatgaagcttctcccactattcagaaatgaagccaaacaaacgctgccatcttgcccagatgtcatttggagcctgTGTCTGCAGAGTAATGATAGTagagtggagctgtggtatccTGGTCCCATCAACACAAGCGCTTGACCAATCCCAATGTCAGCTGTCATGACGTTACAGAATGTTTATATGACATCAAATAAcgaaataaaaccaaacttaacagaaacatgaacactcaTTGACTCATATCAGCTTCTCCTAACGTTTAGTTTTGTGCAGGAAAATCCCCCATCACAGTTGCCTCAGGATaataaaaacgtcaaaaaacGTTTTAATATTATATGCTATACAATTGAACATGTTCTTATGAAGTGCCTATCATGAACTGCAGACCTGGTTCGATTCCAACCAAGAGCCttcgttttttttatctccttctATCCCTGCTGTCTTAATCTCTAAAATGTacacaaagaaaactttaaaaagtgcTTTTCGTGGAAACTGTTGACAATGGGGTCTCAGGTTTATCCAGAGTGGTCTTTTTCTGTGTCGTATTTTCTAATCATTTGTGAGCATCAAACATTCCATTTTCCTCTATATGTTGGGATTGACAGCAGAAATCCCATTGGTAAATCAATCAAAACAGGCACATATCTGAGTGACAACATAGaggtaaataaatgtaaacaaaaggttaacaataagaaaataaacattcttCTTATTAGTGTGAAGCTGCTCTTAGACCATATTACTTCAGCCTGTTAAATGAGTTgtgtaaattgtgtattttGGCATAACAATTAATTAAAGTTTCCCTATTTAGCATTAATAACCACTACGTGTACAACTAATAAGAAGTTTTAAATATCCCAATATTCCATATCTTACCATGTTAATGTCCTCCATGTATAGGTGCACACAAGAGGAGTTacaattgttttaaaaaatatgaaataagaggtaaaacacaaacaccgaagcatcttgatcaccacctggtggctggctgcagtataggtcattaaccctgcctccatgtgagtggatggatgatggaacaaaccaaaaagtcaaagtacacttcaaagatgatttctgtaaTTTGAGTCAGTTCTCATCACACtaatgtttgttcatgtttctgataagtttggttttaattagttatttgatgccataaaaacagggtgaaacgtcatgaatAAATGACTCACGATGGGCCGAATGCGTGCATCGATTGGACCTTGATAACACAAGATGGCAATGTTTGTATCTAGGATATTTTGGCGTTATTCCTGCatagcaggaggaagtggagaagtgtcgcccatctttatttacagtcagtgGTATGTGCAGTGCATGCTTCACCATCTTTTTAGTGAGTGATAGCATGAAGACGGCTGTGtattttggtttgtgtgtgtttgtgtagtgaTCATGTGAGCGCATGTATATATCTATGGGAGTAACGCTGTCGCTGGTGCTGATGGCGAAGGTAAATCAAGCAACCTCTGCTGTGCATCAGTCTGAACGTCCAGAATCCATCTCTCGGCTACCAGAGAACATGTGGGGCTAATTTAATTTTGTGGCAGTCATCAGAAACGTTAATCTTCTAGCTCTGTTTCCAGGCCCTTTTCAGCATGAAGCCAATGAGTCACAGTGTTTATTAATACattaacacatttgtttatgtgttttgtgcTCGCAGGGTTGTCATTCCTCTATATATAGACCTTTAGATTTCCAAGGGGTAACGTGAGACAAGCTCATCTCCTTTCGTTGCCTTCACACTTTCCTCTCTACCTTTTACTCCCTCtattccccctctctctctgtgtatctctctctctcttctcagtACTTTTGAAGTATCCACTTCATCTAAATGCACATGTTGGCTCTCACAGCGTCTCCTCGGGGTATCCTATCCTTAACACTCAGCCTCCATTCAAGCTGCTCTGTCGgcctctcctcatctccttcatTCCGTCCCCTGAGTGGGATCAGATTTAACTACAAGTCCAAAATAATCTCTGGGAAGCTGCGCCCTCgccttctcttctcctttcttctctatCTGTTGCCTTCGCTTCTTTCTCCACCCCTGAGTTTGTTTCTggactttttgtttgtgttgccatTTTCTCTCAGTGTTGATGGGGAGATGGCCATTTTCACCCTGGGCTGTAAGAGCTGGTTTATGTTCTGGAAGGTGACATCTGTCAGCACCTGTtgtccctccatcttcacctcatCACTTCCTCGTAGTGTTAACCTCTGTTCTCTTTGCACCCTGCCATTCCTGTTCTTTCACTCATCTTGTTTACCGACTCTCTTACGTTACTTTTCTCTGACGTAAcaaccatctgcagcctcatgAATCCTTTGTTTGTGTCAGCATTGTGTAACCTATCCTCACCTCCCTCTGTTCCTTCTCATTCCTGAACTCGGGCAGCGTCTCCAGGCAGAAGATGAGAATGGAGATGACAATCACCATGACACTGATGATTGCGATGATGCGAGCTCCACTCGAGGACTCCGGATACTCAAACAGCATCCAGAGGCGCCGCTGCAGGTCGTTGGTGGGTAAcggcctctcctcctccttgggGAAGCCTTCGTCCTCCTTGAAGCGGTCGATGATCTCGTCGCCGAGCTCGTAGAAGCGCAGCTCCTCCATGAACACGTCCAGGGGGACGTTGGCAGGCCTCCGCAGCCTCCCGCCTGACTGGTAGAAGTACAGGATGGCATCGAAGCAGACGCGGCTCCTGTCCAGGAAGAGTTCATTCCTCAGGGGGTTGAAGTAGCGAAGTCGACGTTGGGGGTCACCCAGCAGTGAGTCGGGGAACTGGGCGAGGGTGCGGAGCTGGGTCTCGTAACGCATCCCTGACACATTGATGGCCAGGCGTTCAGTCAGAGCCCAGCCGCTCCTCCACTGAGAGCGGCGGCTCGGCTGGCTCTCActgctctccttctccctcttgtTGTGCTTGTCTTTGATTTGCTTGTCTTCATCTCCAACCTCCTTTGCTtgcagtttttctgtgtttcctcctccctctgttcctcctccgCTGTCTTGATTATCCATCTTTTAGTCGTCTTAatttttgctttttgtgtaTCTCGTCTTACTTTGCCTCTCCCTATGCTCTGAGGAACATGAAGATAAATGTGGTGAGTAGATTGAGGTGAaagagactgaaaataaaaactaaagacaGAATCATATAAAAAATTCTTTTAACCTAGAAATCGAAAATTCTGGTAAgattttgcattaaaatgtctaaaattgTCTATCTGCTGTTTataggagacatattctgcttatattcaggttgatcattATTATGAAGCCAGCTGACCCACTTTGTTGTGATTGGAAAACCACTTCTAGCGTGTGTAGGAAATGTCAGCCTCAGCTCTTGCATTACCTGCAATAACTGCTTGgcgtgcattatgcaaatatgGGGCATCCTAACATCATAAGTGTTTTCGGGGGGGAGGAGCTCCCTTCACTACgaactttcagttttttttacacacgagaatataaacactgaaaaaacatcgtatgtctcctttaaaacatCCACCTACCACACATATTATAGCTTCAGAATaatgtatcattattattctggCATATTcatatgataaataataatcgGTTAAAATAGGAACACATAGATAGAAACAATGCAACACAGACAGTCCTTCAATACGTTCGACCTCCATGATGGttgaaatgtacattttttgctgaaactgttttttctcatgtgtgtttattcaactctggtgtttctattattttgtccaccctATTAATTGATCTATTTTAATCAGGATttccaaaacaacagaaaaccctctctgtgtgtcacaGCACATCGGCATCACAATTTAAATCCTGCAAAATGATCACACAGTTGAATCAGCCCCTCAAACACTATTACTGTTATGACTGAGGATTTATTACAGGACTGTGGTATACAGTGCATTAGAGCTGCACATGACAAACTGTCAAATATAatctcacctctcctcttttctctgtgaattCAGCCTTGTGATTTTCTGCAGGAGGAAAgttattcatattatatatacattatgtAGAAATTAACATGAATTATGTGATGATTAAAGTTAGTGGAAGTGTTCtatatttcaaataaagaaaaaactgacCTTGCAGAGTTTTCAGAAAATTCCTCATGATTTTAGCTTTACATTTCTCCAACATAGATTTGACTGTAAATCACATTATAAGGTAAGATATCCTTCATTTATCAAAATTCGGGTATTACAGCAGCACGAGTGGTCAATAGATACACgtaaaaatagaatagaatagaatgaaATAGAATTATATGACACATAGctggacacaaaaacaaaaaaaagttgagAGCTCCGCACAATCAGTTTCATGCTTCATGCTCATTCACCTGTTTATCACCATGTCCAGGGCACAGACAAGAAAGCACACTCTCCCCTGTCCGCTGGTCAGAACTGATGATCCCAGCTAATCAcacctccacagagtgaccatGGCTCTCCTGCTGTACCTCCACCTCTTCCCTCTTTCTGACAGTTTAGCAGTCGTCTCATTATGATGTACAAACCacaactcctcctcctgctctttgccctcctcctccatatTGTCCCACCGCCATGGGTCACGTTTGCGAGGGGAAGCAGCAGTGGCTcctccaggagctgctgcagtgttgaTCTGGTGGAGTTAACATAGTTAGGCTTGTTTGTAGGTCACTCACTTTCTTCCCTTGCTCccttgtgctctctctctctctcccacgcTCCTGGGGAATGCTGTTGGGCCGAAATTCAATCTTCgaccctctcttctctccaagAGCAGTCCGAGTGTCCCCGGGCAACCTTTCTTGCCCGAAAATGTCAGCCTCCTAACCCCCTCGCTCTTTCttaaacatactgtacatgtttcGCTCGCATGTGTGTATACAAGGATGAAAGGAAGAGTTGACGTATTGATGGTCCTGATTTGCCCTTTGTGATGTGGGGAGTATTTTCTCTTGGCTTCTATCTCCTCTGCCTGCTTGTAAACTTTGCTGTCATAATCTATTTTAGTTTAGAACATAAGTTAATGTGTCGGTGGTTTGTGCCGAATTACAAGCGTCCAGAAACTTGACCTGTCACACCacactttatatttaacataaatCTGCATGTCTGTGATTATTTTAGACGCCTTCTTCACTCTACACTCGTGTTTCTCTTCGAGGTGCCTGTGTGCAGTGAAACCCTGATTCCCATAACAGGCTATTCTGTTGCCTTCAATTACTCCATGTAAATTCAAGTTTCTGTCTCCTCAGTCTCATTAGTGCATCTCAGTTGTACATGATTCAGCTGCTTTTACTGACATACAATGAACTTGGCACTATTAGAATGATTTTTGgaagcaaacaacaacaaaagaagtGTTTGACCTGCAGCaattgtccaaaatgccgcagcacgtgtcctgacaagaacaaagaaaagagaccacatttctccagtattagcttcgctacactggcttccggttaaatctagaatagaatttaaaattctcctcctcaccatcaaggcccttaataatatggcaccattatacctcaaagagctgatggtaccttatcaacccactagagcactgcgctcccagaattcaggcttacttgtcgtccctaaagtctctaaaagtagagtaggagccagagctttcagctatcaagcccctctcctatggaatcatctcccactttcagttcgggaggcagacaccatctgtacgtttaggagtaggcttaaaaccttcctttttgataaagcttatagttagagctggtacaggcttgtcttagacctgctcttagttatgctgctataggtctagaaggtcgggggacatatgacacacggagcttctcttcccagcttcttcttcctcttctacatccttatcacatcaaagaaattcatatctcatcaatacatgttactgacttgacttcttccccggagtccctttgccttatcgtccgcagatccagggccgcggctgtggccacatcgtggattatgatctgtggatcgcgcatcagagatcgtaatggtggatccagtatggcggatgctgtatcgtgctggctgatggtgataataatggcggatcttttatcgtgttggcatctgataatggtggtggaccacgaccgaggtggcagctgatgatggatcctaatggcggcagtggacaatgactgtggactatagtggcatccgatcttgatcTTGCTagctgctgaccatagactatgattgcagcaggactgcttgatatatagtatttctcctcagatactcgaccattactgacaataatccatcaattcattgaccttcagttatgcttcaaaatgtttacccttatcaatgctgctaaaacctttatcttgatgttctcctttacacttgacatctattgcacttctgtccgtcctgggagagggatccctcacatgtggctctctctgaggtttctacgttctttttaccctgttaaaagggttttttaggagtttttccttcctcttgttgagggttaagggcagaggatgtcacaccctgttaaagccctatgagacaaattgtgatttgtgaatatgggctatacaaataaaatttgattgattgattgattgattgaaaaagATCAGGTGTAAATTAGACATCTCCTATTACCTTACTGCTCCACGTAACTTCCCAAAAGCTagtcttgatcgccacctggtggccaGGAGCAGTACAggccataaaccctgcctccttcatgttagtggatgggacatggacctcATAACTGTGGTTTCATCCCACgattgctactgtgcagactctggctccaaatgcgccAGACAGCAGCATTCATACCAGCAAGTTTGGCTTCATTATtcgatagtgggaggaagtggagacaagtTGTCTGTCAGATGTCACAGCCCATTTTTATATCTTCAAATAACtgataaaaccaaacttatcagaagcatgaacacttgaacaaacatcagtgtggaATGATTTACCTTAGATtacagaaactatctttgagacAGTATGTATTTAACTTGTACTTTGAGCCACCAGGGGacgatcaagatgctttggcttcagttttgggaACTGTCATGCCGTCACAGTTTTTCATTTATAGTCTATAATctaagattttaatgtagacttgatgcatcaaggagaccagaaggttgaacaatatacaaacactaacagagtaacatgagcaattgtcacccccaagtctgaagatgtctcccgCAGCCTCCAagtatatcttcctctactagtgtcacccattccaacagcacatccacgaatggctagaattgctgtcactccctatgttacatgtaggtgtgcgcatcctattggatagttgAGCCTAAAgcatgcattcctaaatcacattcTGTCCTTCTGTCTTGCTACTGGTGTAATATGCAAAATagttgaagttggtgagagttgaagttggtgcctctctgtctgctcatctgagttagatatgaaagtcgcTATGTGTAGACGCTACAATgaactgttggttggccctttatctataacctgaccttgggtactgtttaaagagagaagggagtatctgtggaattagacaggcactattaCTCCCGGTGTACCAATATAATGTAATGAACtctatacataatatatagtggcatatacagtaatgtgtgaggatggtggAAATTCCTCAACAGGTTGTATAGCATAAATACGTAGTTTacgtacatttttatttagccTAAATACCACGTACATATAGAAACTAGAACCCAGACTTTTACTGAAAGAGGAGGTTCGATTCcat
This window harbors:
- the kcna7 gene encoding potassium voltage-gated channel subfamily A member 7 codes for the protein MDNQDSGGGTEGGGNTEKLQAKEVGDEDKQIKDKHNKREKESSESQPSRRSQWRSGWALTERLAINVSGMRYETQLRTLAQFPDSLLGDPQRRLRYFNPLRNELFLDRSRVCFDAILYFYQSGGRLRRPANVPLDVFMEELRFYELGDEIIDRFKEDEGFPKEEERPLPTNDLQRRLWMLFEYPESSSGARIIAIISVMVIVISILIFCLETLPEFRNEKEQREQFTTVPHPTIENETILVPPGFTSFQDPFFIVETICIFWFSFELTVRLLCAPSKMTFFKDVMNTIDFFAIIPYFVTLGTELAKDKGAQPSVSLALIRVIRLVRVFRIFKLSRHSKGLQILGQTLKASLRELALLIFFLFIGVILFSSAVYFAEVDRPDTAFTSIPEAFWWAVVSMTTVGYGDMFPETVGGKLVGSMCAIAGVLTISLPVPVIVSNFSYFYHRETECEVTTQYHHVSTLLWEKDKEDDDEEGDEDRLDEEPEFTGDDAPLYGEDSRGICYPLNGTLQTGLWAGQATGDQRGINFYLKEPLVTQV